The nucleotide sequence CGTGGGCCCGATCCCCGGCCTCGCCGAAGAGGTCCGCGAACTGCACCGCCGCTTCCGCACCAAGAGGGCCGGAACGGTGTAGCGGGGACCCGCACGTTCGCAGAAGTCGAGGGCGAGGCACCCGAGGGCGAAGCCCGCTCCCCACGACCACGCGGTCACCGGGACCGCCACGCCACAGGCGGGGCAGCCGACGCTGCCCCGCCCCGTCGTCCGCCAGGCCTCGATGCCGCGCGCGACGCCGCAGACCTCCTCCGCCGTCGCTTCCACGTCGACCACGGTCCGAAAGAAGTCGCCCAAGGTGCGGAGGATAGGTGAACCGCCGCTGTCTCAGGGCTGGATACGGCGGGCGAGCCAGTCCAGGGCCTTTGGATACCGGTAGTCGATCCCGCCGTGGCCCGCGTCGAACAGCTCGAAGTGCACGGCCTCCTCCGGCAGTCCCGCCGCCCGCACCGCACCGTGGAACGCCTGGGCGCCGACGTCGAGGAAGTACTCGTCACGGGTACCCGCGTCGATCCAGACCGCGCGCAGTGAGGCGACCGCCTCCGGGCGCTCCGGGACCATCCGCACCGGGTCAAGGTCGAGCCACCGCTGCCAGACGGCGGGGATCAGCCGGCCGGTATGCGGATCGAACGGCAGCAGCGGCGTCCCGTCGTCGGCGGCGGAGTAGCAGGCGGCGACGCCGAGGACGGTCAGCAGCGCCTCGTCGCCCGGCCTGCCGGGGACGGGACGCGCCCGGAACTCCTCCCACCAGCGGAAGATGTCCCCGTCCCAGGCGCGCAGCGCGCGCACGGCCGCGGGGAACTCGGCCGCGTAGCAGTACTCGTACAGCGCGTCGCCGGCGTGCGTGGCCAGCGCGCCGAACAGGTCGGGACGGAGCATCGGCGTGATCATCGCGCCGTAACCACCGCTGGACTTCCCTGAGATGGCGCGGTGGTCGCTGCTGTCCAGCGTGCGGTAGTGGGTGTCCACGTACGGTACGACCTCGTCGCACAGGTACGAGTGGTAGCGGCCGGTGCCCGGCGAGTCGAGGAACTGGCTGCCGCCGTACGTCGTCCAGGCGTCCACGAAGACCACGATCACCGGTGGGGTGCCGGCGGCGAACAGCGCGTCGGCGGTCTCGGGGAACGGCTGCCGGAACGGCGTGCGGTTGTACCACATGCCGAGATGGCCGGTGTAGCCCTGGATGACGTAGACACTCGGATAGCGGCGCTGCGGCTCGTCGTCGTAGCCGGGCGGCAGATACACGTGCAGTGGGCGCTCCGACGGGTCCCCGAGCGGATTGCCGCGCAACAGCTCACTGCTGATCACACGCTCATCGATCCGTCCGGCCAGTTCGGTGCCCCAAGGCAGCATGCGCGCTCCTTCGTCGTCCCCGCGGGTGCGGATCACGTCACCGGCGAGCGTATACGGCCGCCCCTGTGGACTCCTCGGACACACGGCGCCCGATCCTGACCCGCCACAGCCACCTGATGTCACGCGCGAAGGACCAGGTCAGCAGCGTCAGCGCCAGGCCGACCAGGAGCACGGCGGGCAGCCGGGGGAGCAGTCCCGTGCCCGCCACGAGCAGCATGATCCCCTGGAGCGCGGCCACCGTCTTGCGGGCCACACTGGGCGGCAGCGGTCCGTGCAGCCAGGGCAGCACCCGGGCCGCCGCGACGAACGCGTACCGCATGGCGCC is from Streptomyces sp. NBC_00370 and encodes:
- a CDS encoding alpha/beta hydrolase — protein: MLPWGTELAGRIDERVISSELLRGNPLGDPSERPLHVYLPPGYDDEPQRRYPSVYVIQGYTGHLGMWYNRTPFRQPFPETADALFAAGTPPVIVVFVDAWTTYGGSQFLDSPGTGRYHSYLCDEVVPYVDTHYRTLDSSDHRAISGKSSGGYGAMITPMLRPDLFGALATHAGDALYEYCYAAEFPAAVRALRAWDGDIFRWWEEFRARPVPGRPGDEALLTVLGVAACYSAADDGTPLLPFDPHTGRLIPAVWQRWLDLDPVRMVPERPEAVASLRAVWIDAGTRDEYFLDVGAQAFHGAVRAAGLPEEAVHFELFDAGHGGIDYRYPKALDWLARRIQP